In Deltaproteobacteria bacterium HGW-Deltaproteobacteria-6, a genomic segment contains:
- a CDS encoding response regulator, with translation MKILIAEDDFTSRLLLQKILSAYGECHIAVNGKEAMDAFGRALTEGSPYHLICLDIMMPEMDGMEVLKTIRAMEEENGVNSSTGVKIIMTTALGDPRNVVGAFKSLCDAYLVKPVNKSKLLDYLRSFGLIT, from the coding sequence CTGAGGATGATTTTACCAGCCGGTTGCTGCTTCAGAAAATTCTTTCCGCATACGGCGAATGCCACATTGCCGTCAACGGGAAGGAAGCGATGGATGCCTTCGGCCGCGCCCTGACGGAAGGCAGCCCTTATCATTTGATTTGCCTGGACATCATGATGCCGGAAATGGACGGAATGGAGGTGCTGAAGACCATCCGTGCCATGGAGGAGGAAAATGGCGTCAATTCCAGTACGGGCGTTAAAATCATTATGACGACAGCCCTGGGCGATCCCAGAAATGTCGTCGGCGCTTTTAAATCGCTGTGCGACGCTTATCTGGTCAAGCCGGTGAACAAATCAAAGCTGCTGGACTACTTGAGATCATTTGGATTGATTACGTAA